A genomic segment from Penaeus vannamei isolate JL-2024 unplaced genomic scaffold, ASM4276789v1 unanchor684, whole genome shotgun sequence encodes:
- the LOC138861052 gene encoding TAF6-like RNA polymerase II p300/CBP-associated factor-associated factor 65 kDa subunit 6L, which yields MVDRNDNRNDDRRCAQIAVESVITWGEAVGVADLPQETARAIAADVTYRLRQTLHVCGQFLRHYKRRRLTPDDINRALKWMDAPSILGYTGSEPVEWVSVGEVGVHIPHDPTVNLASTALSGHIFHQPGSPCVRGWYKLCIISLV from the exons AATGATGATAGAAGATGTGCACAGATAGCAGTTGAAAGTGTTATTACATGGGGTGAAGCAGTAGGTGTGGCTGACCTCCCTCAGGAAACAGCACGTGCAATTGCTGCTGATGTTACATATAGATTAAGACAAACTTTGCAT GTGTGTGGGCAGTTTCTCAGGCACTACAAACGTCGAAGGCTAACCCCAGATGATATAAATCGAGCTCTCAAGTGGATGGATGCACCTTCTATATTGGG ATATACAGGCAGTGAGCCTGTGGAATGGGTCAGTGTTGGGGAGGTTGGTGTTCACATACCTCATGACCCTACTGTGAATCTGGCAAGCACTGCTCTTAGTGGACATATTTTCCACCAGCCAGGGAGTCCTTGTGTCAGAGGTTGGTATAAATTATGTATAATCTCATTAGTATAG